A genomic region of Microlunatus sagamiharensis contains the following coding sequences:
- a CDS encoding NAD-dependent epimerase/dehydratase family protein: protein MMRHDSAALRVLYLGGTGTISTSCVRLSVEAGLDVHVLNRGNNSAGRDLPEGVTWLVGDASDDDSLLAALGDRTFDAVINFVSFDAADVARMVRIFGGGRTRQYVHISSGSVYSKPVWTTPITESTPAGPNPVLPYATAKWGAEVALQQARAEQGFPVTIVRPSHTYDDANPPLAGGWTVVDRIARGVEVPVHGDGTSLWTLTHAEDFAQGLVGLIGPHAVGEVVHITSDDVLTWDLIHTLVGEALGVAPKLVHVPSELYPVVAPDWFWSGEVLGDIGHSAVFDNSKVRRLVPSYAPRLTFARAVHRMARWRADHPETTGSDAATEEVLDRVVGAYHAGRAAFAERAPQGDAE from the coding sequence ATGATGCGACACGACAGCGCGGCGCTCCGCGTGCTCTACCTCGGCGGCACCGGCACCATCAGCACCTCCTGCGTACGCCTGTCGGTGGAGGCCGGGCTGGACGTCCACGTCCTGAACCGCGGCAACAACAGCGCCGGGCGCGACCTGCCGGAGGGCGTCACCTGGCTCGTCGGCGACGCGAGCGACGACGACTCGCTGCTTGCCGCGCTGGGTGACCGCACCTTCGACGCGGTGATCAACTTCGTGTCGTTCGACGCGGCCGACGTCGCGCGCATGGTGCGGATCTTCGGCGGCGGACGGACTCGCCAGTACGTCCACATCAGCTCGGGCTCGGTCTACTCCAAGCCCGTGTGGACGACGCCGATCACCGAGTCGACGCCCGCCGGGCCCAACCCGGTGCTGCCGTACGCGACCGCGAAGTGGGGCGCCGAGGTCGCGCTCCAGCAGGCCCGCGCGGAGCAGGGCTTCCCCGTCACGATCGTGCGCCCCTCGCACACCTACGACGACGCGAACCCGCCGCTGGCCGGCGGCTGGACCGTCGTCGACCGGATCGCCCGCGGCGTCGAGGTGCCCGTGCACGGCGACGGCACCTCGCTGTGGACCCTCACCCACGCCGAGGACTTCGCCCAGGGCCTGGTCGGCCTCATCGGCCCGCACGCGGTCGGGGAGGTCGTGCACATCACGAGCGACGACGTCCTGACCTGGGACCTGATCCACACCCTGGTCGGCGAGGCGCTCGGGGTGGCGCCCAAGCTGGTCCACGTCCCCTCCGAGCTCTACCCGGTCGTCGCGCCGGACTGGTTCTGGTCCGGCGAGGTGCTCGGCGACATCGGCCACAGCGCCGTCTTCGACAACAGCAAGGTCCGCCGGCTGGTGCCCTCGTACGCGCCGCGGCTCACCTTCGCCCGCGCGGTGCACCGGATGGCGCGCTGGCGCGCGGACCACCCGGAGACCACCGGGTCGGACGCCGCGACCGAGGAGGTGCTCGACCGCGTCGTCGGCGCCTACCACGCGGGCCGTGCGGCCTTCGCCGAGCGTGCGCCGCAGGGGGACGCGGAGTGA
- a CDS encoding aldo/keto reductase, whose product MSPAGTPSSTVARALGSTGLAVTPVAFGTSPLASMSNLYGYAVDEERAVATVRAIFDGPVTLLDTSNGYGEDGTAERRIGIAVREAGGLPPGLVLSTKVDPDKRTGDFSGERVRRSLEESLERLGVDRVPLLHLHDPERMEFADAIKPDGAVRALVDLRERGLVDHLGVAGGPVGVLRDYLGTGEFEVVLSHNRATLLDRSVLPLFEEAAGRGIGVLNAAPYGGGMLSKGPDVQPKYGYGVRGDEVADAAVRMQEVCARAGVPLAAAALQFSMRLPSVHSTVVGVSSPERVAQTLELAAVEVPDDVWDELERLVPDPAGWLG is encoded by the coding sequence GTGAGCCCGGCCGGCACGCCGTCCAGCACCGTGGCGCGCGCGCTCGGGTCGACCGGTCTGGCGGTGACGCCGGTCGCCTTCGGCACCAGCCCGCTGGCGAGCATGAGCAACCTCTACGGCTACGCGGTCGACGAGGAGCGGGCGGTCGCGACCGTGCGCGCGATCTTCGACGGGCCGGTGACCCTGCTCGACACCTCGAACGGCTACGGCGAGGACGGCACCGCGGAGCGGCGCATCGGGATCGCCGTGCGCGAGGCCGGCGGTCTGCCGCCGGGTCTCGTCCTCAGCACCAAGGTCGACCCCGACAAGCGCACCGGCGACTTCTCCGGGGAGCGCGTGCGCCGCTCGCTCGAGGAGTCGCTCGAGCGCCTGGGCGTCGACCGCGTGCCGCTGCTGCACCTGCACGACCCCGAGCGGATGGAGTTCGCCGACGCGATCAAGCCCGACGGCGCCGTCCGCGCGCTGGTCGATCTGCGCGAGCGCGGCCTGGTCGACCACCTGGGCGTCGCCGGCGGGCCGGTCGGCGTGCTGCGCGACTACCTCGGCACCGGCGAGTTCGAGGTCGTGCTGAGCCACAACCGCGCGACGCTGCTCGACCGCTCCGTGCTACCGCTCTTCGAGGAGGCCGCCGGGCGTGGCATCGGTGTGCTGAACGCCGCGCCGTACGGTGGCGGCATGCTCTCCAAGGGGCCGGACGTCCAGCCCAAGTACGGCTACGGCGTCCGGGGGGACGAGGTCGCGGACGCGGCGGTGCGGATGCAGGAGGTCTGCGCGCGGGCGGGGGTGCCGCTCGCGGCGGCGGCCCTGCAGTTCTCGATGCGGCTGCCGAGCGTCCACTCGACCGTGGTCGGGGTCAGCTCGCCCGAGCGCGTCGCGCAGACCCTCGAGCTGGCGGCCGTCGAGGTCCCCGACGACGTCTGGGACGAGCTCGAGCGGCTGGTGCCCGACCCCGCCGGGTGGCTGGGGTGA
- a CDS encoding SDR family NAD(P)-dependent oxidoreductase, producing MSAVEVTASDAVVPEPTPVYASYPSLSGRTAFVTGGASGLGAEFVVELAAQGAPVFFVDVDEVRGRALEQRLRGEGAEVRFAVCDVRDIPALQAAIATAADELGPVRVLVNNAANDHRDRVADMDVELWDERIAVNVRHQFFAAQAVAPMMRDAGGGSIINLGSISVHIDLMDLPGYITAKAGVEGLTRTLAREYGPWHVRVNCIIPGWIMTEKQLAERVTPEAAESIARNQCLPDKLYPDDVARMVLWLAADDSRRCTAQKWVVDGGWM from the coding sequence GTGAGCGCCGTCGAGGTGACGGCGAGCGACGCCGTCGTGCCCGAGCCCACGCCGGTCTACGCCTCCTACCCGAGCCTGTCCGGGCGCACCGCCTTCGTCACGGGCGGGGCGTCGGGGCTGGGCGCGGAGTTCGTCGTCGAGCTGGCGGCCCAGGGCGCACCCGTCTTCTTCGTCGACGTCGACGAGGTGCGCGGCCGGGCCCTGGAGCAGCGGCTCCGGGGCGAGGGTGCCGAGGTGCGGTTCGCCGTCTGCGACGTGCGGGACATCCCGGCGCTGCAGGCCGCGATCGCGACCGCGGCGGACGAGCTCGGCCCGGTCCGGGTCCTGGTCAACAACGCGGCGAACGACCACCGAGACCGGGTGGCCGACATGGACGTCGAGCTCTGGGACGAGCGCATCGCGGTCAACGTGCGCCACCAGTTCTTCGCCGCTCAGGCCGTGGCGCCGATGATGCGGGACGCCGGCGGCGGGTCGATCATCAACCTCGGCTCGATCAGCGTGCACATCGACCTGATGGACCTGCCCGGCTACATCACGGCCAAGGCCGGGGTGGAGGGCCTGACCCGCACGCTCGCGCGGGAGTACGGCCCGTGGCACGTCCGCGTGAACTGCATCATCCCGGGCTGGATCATGACCGAGAAGCAGCTCGCCGAGCGCGTGACGCCGGAGGCGGCCGAGTCCATTGCCCGCAACCAGTGCCTGCCCGACAAGCTCTACCCCGACGACGTCGCGCGGATGGTGCTCTGGCTCGCCGCGGACGACTCGCGCCGCTGCACGGCGCAGAAGTGGGTCGTCGACGGGGGCTGGATGTGA
- a CDS encoding SMP-30/gluconolactonase/LRE family protein translates to MSPAVVRAERFTEPCAGHGEGPFWDALRERLLLVDMLAGDVLAVSGEGSVERHHVAPVAAALRARRTGGFVLATEDRFVLLDDDLGLVEELPAVFEDASLRFNDGGADPTGAFLVGTMAYDESPGRGTLYRLGADRGVSVVLEGVTISNGVQWTRDGRSALYVDTPTARVDRFDVDPASGAWSDRRTFAEVAGPGLPDGLALDEDGGAWVALWGGGAVHRYDPSGKLDRVVELPCTQVTACTFGGPDRRTLFVTTSQQGGIDPDEQPEAGAVFAYDAGVAGAPLHAYAG, encoded by the coding sequence GTGAGCCCCGCCGTCGTGCGGGCCGAGCGGTTCACCGAACCGTGCGCGGGCCACGGCGAGGGTCCCTTCTGGGACGCCCTGCGCGAGCGGCTGCTGCTCGTCGACATGCTCGCAGGGGACGTGCTGGCCGTGAGCGGTGAGGGTTCGGTCGAGCGGCACCACGTCGCGCCGGTCGCCGCCGCGCTGCGGGCCCGCCGCACCGGCGGCTTCGTGCTCGCGACCGAGGACCGCTTCGTGCTCCTCGACGACGACCTCGGCCTGGTCGAGGAGCTGCCGGCCGTGTTCGAGGACGCCTCGCTGCGCTTCAACGACGGCGGCGCCGACCCGACCGGCGCCTTCCTCGTCGGGACGATGGCCTACGACGAGTCGCCCGGGCGCGGGACGCTCTACCGCCTCGGTGCCGACCGCGGGGTCTCCGTCGTGCTCGAGGGCGTGACCATCTCCAACGGCGTCCAGTGGACCCGCGACGGGCGCAGCGCGCTCTACGTCGACACCCCGACGGCCCGGGTCGACCGGTTCGACGTCGACCCGGCCTCGGGCGCCTGGTCCGACCGGCGGACGTTCGCCGAGGTCGCGGGGCCGGGCCTGCCCGACGGCCTGGCGCTCGACGAGGACGGCGGCGCCTGGGTGGCGCTCTGGGGCGGGGGAGCGGTGCACCGCTACGACCCGTCCGGCAAGCTCGACCGCGTCGTCGAGCTGCCCTGCACCCAGGTCACGGCGTGCACGTTCGGCGGGCCCGACCGGCGGACCCTGTTCGTCACCACGTCGCAGCAGGGCGGTATCGACCCCGACGAGCAGCCCGAGGCCGGCGCGGTCTTCGCGTACGACGCCGGGGTCGCCGGAGCGCCGCTGCACGCGTACGCCGGCTGA